CCATCTGTGTAGTGGAGTTTGTTTTCAATGTTTTGACAGCGTTTTCTGTGTTCACTCTTCGAGTTCATCCAATATATTGATTTTGGAATTGTGCAGGTAGCGATGGCCGCGGTTCCAGATCAGTTAATCTGGGAGATCGTTAAGAGGAACAACTGCTTTCTCGTCAAGGAGTTCGGGCGAGGCAACGCCAGCGTCCAGTTCAGCAAGGAGAGCAACAACCTCTACAATCTCAACTCCTACAAGCACTCCGGTACTTGTTTATTTCCcgagaaaaatacaaaaaacaaaagattcacGGAAAACATCAGATGTCGgatcttaaattcaaaaatttaaattgatcaTCTCGAACTTCGCGAAACAGCTATTGTATTTGATGTTTCCCTAATTGACGAAGCGAAACGAAAATGTAGGGTTGGCGAACCGAAAGACGGTGACGATTCAGCCGAGTGGCAAAGATCTGTCGGTCGTGCTGGCGACGACGAAGACCAAGAAGCAGAACAAGCCGGCGAGTTTGCTTCACAAGTCGGT
The Alnus glutinosa chromosome 14, dhAlnGlut1.1, whole genome shotgun sequence genome window above contains:
- the LOC133857876 gene encoding large ribosomal subunit protein eL28y translates to MAAVPDQLIWEIVKRNNCFLVKEFGRGNASVQFSKESNNLYNLNSYKHSGLANRKTVTIQPSGKDLSVVLATTKTKKQNKPASLLHKSVMRKEFPRMAKAVTNQVSHNYYRPDLKKAALARLSAVHRSLKVSKSGLKKRNRQNAKIRGRK